The following proteins come from a genomic window of Bacillota bacterium:
- the rimP gene encoding ribosome maturation factor RimP, giving the protein MGNKKIEDIVAKMALPIIERMVFELVDVEFTKEGKNWYLRIYIDKPGGITIDDCQAVSEQLSDELDRIDPIKHSYIFEVSSPGLERPLKKDRDFERYKGEMIELKLFHPIDGKKVFEGELVGLIDNNVVVKLENGVIMHFNKSEIALAKRAIKF; this is encoded by the coding sequence ATGGGAAATAAAAAGATTGAGGATATAGTTGCAAAAATGGCATTACCAATAATAGAAAGAATGGTTTTTGAACTGGTAGATGTAGAATTTACTAAGGAAGGCAAAAATTGGTACTTGAGGATTTATATAGATAAGCCTGGTGGAATTACTATAGACGATTGCCAGGCTGTAAGTGAGCAGTTGAGCGATGAATTGGACAGAATTGACCCTATTAAGCATAGTTATATTTTTGAGGTTTCATCTCCAGGCCTGGAAAGGCCGCTTAAGAAGGACAGGGATTTTGAAAGGTATAAGGGAGAGATGATAGAATTAAAGCTATTTCATCCTATTGATGGTAAGAAGGTTTTTGAAGGTGAACTTGTAGGTTTAATAGATAACAATGTTGTTGTAAAACTGGAAAACGGTGTAATAATGCATTTTAATAAAAGTGAGATAGCATTGGCAAAAAGGGCGATAAAGTTTTAA